A genomic segment from Pyrodictium occultum encodes:
- the rsmA gene encoding 16S rRNA (adenine(1518)-N(6)/adenine(1519)-N(6))-dimethyltransferase RsmA — protein sequence MEPSPRASRRLGQNFLRARWVAREFARWACGFTRLLEIGVGQGFLTSEILRRCRPSLLVGIELDRRLMEWLGSLSFFHPVFAPVQADALSPPVVLERFDAVYGSIPYSITGPLLSLLSVEAQKPAMLLLQREVVDRIAARPAASSYGRITVLVQLVYRVKPGPVVPPSAFRPRPRVYSRIVVLEPREDRPGREELRRVEELTRCMFSGRNRKAAKQASRCLGLSRDEAEKLLGGRRVYELSPSDFYQLAVMA from the coding sequence GTGGAGCCCAGCCCTAGGGCCTCCAGGAGGCTTGGCCAGAACTTTCTCAGGGCACGCTGGGTTGCCAGGGAGTTCGCCCGCTGGGCGTGCGGCTTCACCCGCCTCCTAGAGATTGGCGTGGGCCAGGGCTTCCTAACTTCCGAGATCCTCAGGCGCTGCAGGCCCAGCCTCCTGGTGGGTATAGAGCTCGACCGGAGGCTCATGGAGTGGCTGGGGAGCCTATCCTTCTTCCACCCGGTGTTTGCCCCGGTCCAGGCTGATGCCCTAAGCCCCCCGGTCGTGTTGGAGCGGTTTGACGCTGTCTACGGGAGCATACCCTACAGTATAACGGGGCCCCTCCTCTCGCTCCTCTCAGTGGAGGCGCAGAAGCCGGCTATGCTTCTTCTCCAGAGGGAGGTTGTCGACCGGATAGCGGCTAGACCCGCCGCCAGCAGCTACGGGAGGATAACCGTGCTAGTCCAGCTAGTTTACCGCGTCAAGCCGGGCCCCGTGGTGCCTCCCTCAGCGTTCCGGCCAAGGCCCAGGGTGTACTCGAGGATAGTAGTGCTCGAGCCGAGGGAGGACCGGCCGGGGAGGGAGGAGCTGCGCCGCGTGGAGGAGCTTACACGCTGCATGTTCTCTGGGAGGAACAGGAAGGCCGCCAAGCAGGCCTCCAGGTGCCTCGGCCTTAGCCGTGACGAGGCTGAGAAGCTCCTAGGGGGGCGTAGAGTCTACGAGCTATCCCCTAGCGATTTCTACCAGCTGGCAGTGATGGCGTAG
- a CDS encoding DUF655 domain-containing protein codes for MQQRRPRQRRRGGRPHEEYAYVLDYMPMGNPTDRHPWHKNKPVVQLIGEDYFILMEASPRHGVQLEVGERVYVGPVAEVRDKIYRVEADIEYEDLTGFAKEMLPSIVEEIVRKKEPVFVEFFNIAGPITLRFHSLELLPGVGKKTVMKIIESREKERFKSYEDIRSRIHIDPVKVIAARIVEELKGGQKYYLFVRPPRREREQPVKPLYLNYLETIYAKLSRGPTGQGESGSSGAQP; via the coding sequence ATGCAGCAGCGCAGGCCGAGGCAGCGCCGGAGAGGCGGCAGGCCGCATGAAGAGTACGCCTATGTGCTAGACTACATGCCGATGGGCAACCCTACTGATAGGCATCCATGGCATAAGAACAAGCCGGTGGTACAGCTGATCGGCGAGGACTACTTCATACTCATGGAGGCTTCTCCGAGGCATGGAGTCCAGCTCGAGGTTGGCGAGCGTGTCTATGTAGGCCCTGTTGCAGAGGTGCGTGATAAGATATACCGTGTGGAGGCAGACATAGAGTATGAAGACTTGACGGGGTTCGCGAAGGAGATGTTGCCAAGCATTGTTGAGGAGATAGTGAGGAAGAAAGAGCCCGTGTTCGTCGAGTTCTTCAACATAGCGGGGCCTATAACCCTAAGGTTTCACAGTCTTGAGCTACTGCCGGGCGTAGGGAAGAAGACTGTTATGAAGATTATAGAGTCTAGGGAGAAGGAGCGCTTCAAGAGCTATGAGGATATAAGGAGTAGGATCCACATAGACCCGGTTAAGGTTATCGCGGCGCGTATAGTTGAGGAGCTTAAGGGGGGACAGAAGTACTACCTCTTCGTGAGGCCCCCCAGGCGGGAGAGGGAGCAGCCCGTGAAGCCACTTTACCTGAACTACCTGGAAACTATATACGCGAAGCTGAGCCGCGGACCCACTGGCCAGGGGGAATCAGGAAGCAGTGGAGCCCAGCCCTAG